AGTCGCGCTTGGCGCCGTCGTAGTGGCCGGTCCAGCTGCTCGGATCTGATGGTTGCTTCTGCCACAGGTTGTTCCGGGCGTGGTGGAAGGTGGCCACGACCTTTAGGTCGCGTTTGCGGGCCGCGGCGGCGATCTCGCCCATGATGTCGCGCTGCGGGCCGCGGTCGGCGGCGTTCCACGGCGTGACGGCGCTGTCCCACATGGCGAAGCCGTCGTGGTGCTCGGCGACCGGGCCTACGAACTTGGCGCCCGCCCGCTGGAACAGGTCGACCCACTCGTCGGCGTCGAAGTGCTCGGCGCGGAACTTCGGCACGAAAGCGTCGTAGGCGAACTCGGTCGGTTCGCCGTAGGTCTCGCGGTGGTGGCGGTAGACGCCGTTGTCACGCTGGTGCATGTTGCGCGGGTACCACTCGCTCCCGTGCGCGGGCACGCTGTACACGCCCCAGTGGAAGTAGATGCCGAACTTGGCGTCGCGGAACCACTCGGGCGCGGGCGTGTGTCGGCGTAGCGACTCCCAGGTGGGCTGGTACGGTTCCGCCGCCCAGGCGATTGAGGTAGTGCAGAGCAGCGTCAGGAAGAGCGCGAATCGGAGGCAGTGCTTCACGGGGGAACTCCCGATGTGGATGAGGCTGCGTGGCGCGGATCACGTGAAGCCCCATGATACCGTCGGCGGGATCGCGATGGCAGCGCGCCGGGGCCGTGCCGCTAGTTTGCCGGCCGGCTGTCGGGCAGCAGGCACTCCAGCGGGCAGCCCTCGCACTTGGGGGTCCGCCGGCAGTGCCGCTTGCCGACTTCAACAATCAATGCGTGGTACTCGTTGAACAGCGGCGCGTCGCGGGGCAGGGCGGTCTCGAAGAGCCGCTGAAGCTGGTCGTAGCTGGCGGTCGGCTCGGCCCACCCGTGCCGCTCCAGCACGCGGCGGGTGTAGGCGTCGATGACGAAGCTGGGGTGCTCGGCGGCGTACAGCAGGATCGAGTCGGCGGTCTCCGGGCCGACGCCGTGCAGGGCGAGCAGTTCTCGCCGCAGCTGGCCGGACGGCGTCTGCGCCAGCGACGCGGTGTCGCCGTTGTGCTCTTCGACCAGGTAGGTGAGCACGGCCGCCAGACGCTTCGCCTTCACCCGGAACACGCCCGCGGGGCGGATCAGCTCTTGCAACTCCTCGGCCGACAGCCGGTGCAGCGCGTGCGGGTCCAGCACCCCGGCGGACTTGATGCCGGCGATCGCCCGCTCGACGTTTTCCCAGCGGGTGTTCTGCACCAGCACCGCGCCGACGATCACCTCGAACGCCGTCTCCGCCGGCCACCAGCCCTGCGGGCCGTAGGCCGCAAGCAGGCGGTCGAAGATCTCGCGGATGGGCGGGGCGGATTCCATAGTGGCACGGTGGTCTCCACCGTGAGAGCGGGTTGGTTCTCGGCGGGGACCGCCGAGCTATAGAACGAACGCCAAGTGCTAGCACCGCCCTCGGCACTGTTATGGACGGCTTCTCCAGCTTGCTGAATAATGCCCGTCTTGCCAATGCTATCGTGGCCGGTGGTGTGTCCACCGGTTCCGCACGCACCGTTGGGGACGCATGGACGCATCCTTCCACCCGCTGCTGTTTGCCGCCGGCGCCGCCTCGTGCGCGCTGGTGCTGGTGGGGGGAGGGGGGATGGCGGCCTCGCTCTGGAAACGCCGCGCCGGAATCCGGCTGCGGCGGCGCGAAAGCCACTTGGCGTTCCGCGCCCAGGTAGAAGCCGCCGCCGAACGCGCCCGGGCGAACCTGAACCACGCGCTCGCCTGGCAGGGCGTCCGCCCGCTGAGGGTGGCGGCGGTGGTGGACGAGTGCGACGGCGTGAAGTCGTTCTACCTGGCGTCAACCGACGGGCGTCCGCTGCCCGCCTTCCTGCCCGGCCAGTACCTCACGCTGCACGTGCCGTGCTCGGCCGGCGGCAAGCCGGTGGTGCGGTGCTACTCGCTGTCCGACCGGCCGCGCGAGGAGTACTACCGCTGCACCATCAAGCGACAAGGCCCGCCGAGCGATGAGCCCGAGCTGCCGCCGGGCATCGGCAGCAACTTCCTGCACGACCACATCCGCACCGGCGATGTCATCCCGTGCGAGGCGCCCCGCGGGCCGTTCTACCTGTCCGCCGGCCAGCCCGGCCCGATCGTGCTGATCGGCGGCGGCATCGGGCTGACGCCGATGGTCAGCATGGCCAACACCGTCGCGCAGGCGAACCCCGGTCGCGAGGTCTACCTGTTCGCCGGGGTGCGCAACCGCCGGGAGTTCCCCTTCCGAGAGCACCTGCGTCGGCTGGCCGAGTCGCTCCCCAGCCTGCGGCTGTTCTGCGTCTACTCCCGCCCGGACCAAAACGATGTGGACCAGCACGACTTCCAGCACCAGGGTCGCATCACCGTGGACTACCTGCGTTCGGTGCTCCCCTCGTGCAACTTCCCGTTCTACCTGTGCGGCCCGCCGGCGCTGATGCAGGCGCTCGTGCCGGGGTTGCTGGAGTGGGGCGTGCCTGACGACCAGATCCACTTCGAGGCGTTCGGCCCGGCCAGCGTGCGGCTGCCGAGTCAACGCAACCCGGCCGCCGAGGCGATCGGCGAGCCGGTCCGGTTCGAGCGGCAGGGCAAGGAGTTCGTCTGGCAGGCGGGCGACGATTCGCTGCTGGACGTCGCGGTCAAGAACGGCGTGCCGGTGGAGTCCGGCTGCCGGGCGGGCAACTGCGGCCAGTGCGCGGTGAAAGTGCTCTCGGGCAGCGTCGCTACGCTGCGCACCCCGGGCGCCACCCCGCCAGAAGGCCACTGCCTGGCCTGCGTGAGCGTCCCCGACGGCCCGTTGGTGGTGGACGCGTAAGACGATTCATGAGTGAGAATTTGCGAATGCCGTCAGCAAAACAAATGGCCAAACCGCCTAGCTGGTTGCCCGTAGCCCTCGGCTCTGCCGGGGGATCGTTTGAAGCAGCGGATCCAGCCCGGCGCCATCCCCCGGCAGAGCCGGGGGCTACGAGTCACACGGCTCGCGGGCCGGAACTGCGCTGCGCGTGTTCTTGCCTGCTGGTGGTGTCGCTTGTTTGCGGCGGCGTGCAAGCTCAGGAAACCACAGAGCTTCCCCGGTGCGACCCTGCCAAGGTGCTCGGCGACGACGCGTGCGCAAAGTGCCATCAGCAGGAGATCAACCAGTGGCGGCTGACGCCCCACTACCGCACCTTCGACGTGCTGCACCGCAAGCCGGAGGCCAAGGAGATCGCCGATAAGCTTGGGCTGCGGTCGGTCAAGCGGAACGACACCTGCGTCCGCTGCCACTACACGCAGCAGGAGCAGCGGCCCGGCCGCGTGCGGGTGGTTGCCGGCGTGAGCTGCGAGTCGTGCCACGGCGCGGCGGCCGACTGGGTGAATCTGCACGCCGACTACGGCGGTCCTAACGCCACCAAGTCGTCGGAGAGCCCGCAGCACAAGCAGCATCGCCGCGAGGCGAGCGTCGCCGCCGGCATGAACAACCCATCGGACATCTACCTGATTGCTCGCCAGTGCCTGGGTTGCCACACCACGCCCGACGAGCAGCTGGTGAACGTCGGCGGGCACAACGCCGGCAGTCAGGGCTTCGAGCTGGTGAGCTGGTC
This portion of the Posidoniimonas corsicana genome encodes:
- a CDS encoding endonuclease III domain-containing protein — encoded protein: MESAPPIREIFDRLLAAYGPQGWWPAETAFEVIVGAVLVQNTRWENVERAIAGIKSAGVLDPHALHRLSAEELQELIRPAGVFRVKAKRLAAVLTYLVEEHNGDTASLAQTPSGQLRRELLALHGVGPETADSILLYAAEHPSFVIDAYTRRVLERHGWAEPTASYDQLQRLFETALPRDAPLFNEYHALIVEVGKRHCRRTPKCEGCPLECLLPDSRPAN
- a CDS encoding multiheme c-type cytochrome yields the protein MSLVCGGVQAQETTELPRCDPAKVLGDDACAKCHQQEINQWRLTPHYRTFDVLHRKPEAKEIADKLGLRSVKRNDTCVRCHYTQQEQRPGRVRVVAGVSCESCHGAAADWVNLHADYGGPNATKSSESPQHKQHRREASVAAGMNNPSDIYLIARQCLGCHTTPDEQLVNVGGHNAGSQGFELVSWSQGMVRHNFQRTDGHTNAPSSVERLRVMYLVGAMADLEMSLRAAAKATTASTFGQTAAARAARVKQRLWEAQRRLDDRLLAKALDAVSDLQLTLDNSEAIVQAADRVGRVAQEFSRTADGATLGAIDPLLPPPGQYKN
- a CDS encoding 2Fe-2S iron-sulfur cluster-binding protein gives rise to the protein MDASFHPLLFAAGAASCALVLVGGGGMAASLWKRRAGIRLRRRESHLAFRAQVEAAAERARANLNHALAWQGVRPLRVAAVVDECDGVKSFYLASTDGRPLPAFLPGQYLTLHVPCSAGGKPVVRCYSLSDRPREEYYRCTIKRQGPPSDEPELPPGIGSNFLHDHIRTGDVIPCEAPRGPFYLSAGQPGPIVLIGGGIGLTPMVSMANTVAQANPGREVYLFAGVRNRREFPFREHLRRLAESLPSLRLFCVYSRPDQNDVDQHDFQHQGRITVDYLRSVLPSCNFPFYLCGPPALMQALVPGLLEWGVPDDQIHFEAFGPASVRLPSQRNPAAEAIGEPVRFERQGKEFVWQAGDDSLLDVAVKNGVPVESGCRAGNCGQCAVKVLSGSVATLRTPGATPPEGHCLACVSVPDGPLVVDA